The Chloroflexota bacterium region GGTTCGCTCGCTCTTGGGGTTGTCGAAGAAGTCGTTCGCGGTGTTTTCTTCCACGATGCGCCCTTCGTCCATCATGATGATTCTGTCCGCGACTTCCCGCGCGAAGCCGATCTCGTGTGTGACGATAATCATCGTCATGCCAGAGTACGCCAGTTCGCGCATCGCATCCAGCACTTCGTTAATCATCTCCGGGTCGAGCGCGGATGTCGGCTCGTCAAAAAGCATTACCTTCGGCTGCATCGCCAGCGCGCGGGCAATGGCAACGCGCTGCTGCTGACCACCGGACAGCTCGCTCGGGAATTTACGTGCCTGATCCGGTATGCCGACTCGCGTCAGCAGCTCCATCCCGACTTCTTCCGCTTCGTCGCGCGACCGGTGGCGAACCTTCATCGGAGCCAAGGTAATGTTGTCCATGACGGTCAGATGCGGGAACAGGTTGAACTGCTGGAACACCATGCCAACTTCGCTGCGAATGGCATCGATGTTACGCACATCCTTCGACAGCTCAATGCCGTCAACGATGATGTCGCCGCTCTGATGTTCTTCGAGCCGGTTGATTGTGCGAATAAATGTCGATTTGCCAGACCCGGACGGGCCCACCACCACGACCTTCTCGCCGCGCTTGACAGTCGTGGTCACTTCCTTCAGCGCCTGAAAGTTACCGAACCACTTGTTCACATTGCGGCAGACGATTATGTCTTCAACTTCGTCCGAACCGCCGTCTGCCATACTGCCGTTAGTTGCGCCATTCGTTGCCATGGAATACCTCCGTTGCTGCCGACACTCCACAGACTGTTTTCGATGATTGTTCGCCAAAATCGCTTAGCAAGTGTCGTGAAATTGCAAGCCGCCGCGGACAACCATCATCACTGACATGCCATCACTGATAATTATCGCCTGCCCACGCCTAGGCGATCTTCTATTCGCCCGCTCACATACGACATGCTGTAGGTGAAAATCCAGAATACTATCGACAGGAAGATGAACAGCTCACGCGCGTTGCCCAAGTATTCAGGGTTGCCCTGAATGAACGCCCTGCCGATTTCTACTACATCGAGCATGCCGATGATATAGACGAGGCTGGTGTCCTTGAACAGCGCGATGAACTGTCCGACGATTGCGGGTATCACATTTCGCACTGCTTGCGGCAATTCGATGAGCAGCGTCGTCTGCCAGCCGGCGAGACCCAGAGCGCGCGCCGCTTCTACCTGACCGCGAGACAGCGCCTGCAAGCCGCCGCGTATGTTCTCCGCCATGTACGCCGAGCTGAACAGCGTGATGATTATCGCCGCGCGGAACACCGAATTCTGCGGAAAGTCCTCAGGAAACGCAAGCGGCACAAGCACCTGCGACATGAACAGCAGCGTTATCAGCGGCACGCCGCGGAATATCTCGATGAACACAACGCAGAGCAGCTTCACGATGGGAAGGTTACTGCGCCGCCCTAGCGCAAGTGCGATGCCGATCGGCAGGCTTAGCACGATACCCGCGACCGCAAGCAGCAGGTTGAGCATGAGGCCGCCCCAGTTCACCACGGACACGGGCTGCAAACCGGGTACTCCGGGGATGCCGCGCAGCAGGACGAGAATCAGCAGGAATA contains the following coding sequences:
- a CDS encoding amino acid ABC transporter ATP-binding protein; its protein translation is MADGGSDEVEDIIVCRNVNKWFGNFQALKEVTTTVKRGEKVVVVGPSGSGKSTFIRTINRLEEHQSGDIIVDGIELSKDVRNIDAIRSEVGMVFQQFNLFPHLTVMDNITLAPMKVRHRSRDEAEEVGMELLTRVGIPDQARKFPSELSGGQQQRVAIARALAMQPKVMLFDEPTSALDPEMINEVLDAMRELAYSGMTMIIVTHEIGFAREVADRIIMMDEGRIVEENTANDFFDNPKSERTRLFLSQIL
- a CDS encoding amino acid ABC transporter permease, producing the protein MVVSSAPPPDQLPPPRYDGGASAWIRENLFSSFSSGVLTVVSGILILIAAWFSLSWALLGGADWTVIATVGGGFFIGQYNTELACPGQNCFWRPQAGLILVTVLLGMAWGLSGAVGKKIALSVAIVSAALAFLPYSFERMGMDVRILLLANLPAVFVGWALVRYTSLITVQRVVIFGVIVFLLILVLLRGIPGVPGLQPVSVVNWGGLMLNLLLAVAGIVLSLPIGIALALGRRSNLPIVKLLCVVFIEIFRGVPLITLLFMSQVLVPLAFPEDFPQNSVFRAAIIITLFSSAYMAENIRGGLQALSRGQVEAARALGLAGWQTTLLIELPQAVRNVIPAIVGQFIALFKDTSLVYIIGMLDVVEIGRAFIQGNPEYLGNARELFIFLSIVFWIFTYSMSYVSGRIEDRLGVGRR